The sequence AATGGGGCAAACAAATGCAGAAATCCAACATAAACTTTGCAGCAGAAGATGATGACACTTTACAGACCATAAACAAGGGGTACCAGATGGAAGTTCAAGAAAGATTTCAAGTAGGATATAACCAGTCTCATGGAGGAAACTTTGCGGCTATTGATTTTGTACTAGGCACCTTAATCAAAATATCTCCTCATCAAAATCTCTCAGCAATTAGACTAGAAAAAATTTCTATTCAGTCAAACTTATTGCATAACTTTAATTGGAAGGGTCCTAACCTCCAACAGTTTTTTGATAGTCTTCAGTCAGTTCATGTATAGACTGCTGAGACTTTTAATTATAACTCTCATACGAGGATGGATGTTCAGAATGGTGCTAGACTTAGCCTATCTGAACATCTTTTTTTGAACTTTGAGTGAGTTCCTCTTCCCGGGCACTCTCTCcgttttcttataaataaatagaaaaaaagacATGACAAATTATTTCCTCTACCCTTTTTTCTCTCCCTCTAGAATAGAGCTTACACTCATTTCAACGCCTTCGTCGTTAAACCAACAACTTCTTCTCAGTGAATCAATGGAGCTTTAATGGCGTTTGTGATGAACAAGAAAATGTAGAACACTCCCAGTATGCAATCTTGAATATCCCTTTCTGAGGAGTGAGGATGGGGTTGTTGAACTAGCGGGCCGCGACACGAGCCCATGTAATAGTTTTTGGAGACAAGgaaactcatatatatatatatatagtaactaggtatcaccccgtcCTACGGTCGGGGATCAATCTTTTTCGAGTTTTGTTTACTGTTCGGTCGGCCGGTCAATATCCTCACATAAAATTTTAGTCAGCATGTAATGATCGTTTCGTGTTTGATCAGTCGGGTCATAGCAGCTGGGGCCTACGACCCCGACCGTGGATTAGAAAATCTAGAGTCAAATATAGTCCCCGCATTAAAATTTAGTCAACATGTAATGATCGGGTCGTGTTTAGTCAGTCGGGCCATAGCAGCCGGGGCCGTGGATTAGAAAATCAAGAGTCAAATGTAATCCCCTAATTAAGATTTGATTTACTGATTTCCTATATTCCTAACTtcctaaaatttatatttttttcccttttctttttcttttcgtgtttCCTATATTGTAAACGTAGTTAATTTAGAAACCATTATGTAAATAGAATCTAATACATATCTTATACGAAAAATATAACTGAGGTAAATCAGCTAATTAAATCTAGCACAGGATACTGCCGTAATGGGGTAGTAATACTCTAAGTTTGTCATGAACCTTAGCTTATTGAATCTCCTTTACTAATATTAAATATGATTAATGTGTCGTCCTCCGCATGCACCAATACCGACACGAGGAATGAAATTATTGAATTGATAAGTAGATGTTCTTTTAGCAAGCAGGTCTAGCAACTCTGTATGCATGCCGGGGTGAGCATGGGAGAtatggaccggttttcacctcatccgcatccaatccattgaactacggatttcaaatttggcatccacatccaatccatatccaacggatttgcatccaatggatgcacggatggacggattggatgcggataatccaatggatttgttttagttaaaatgtatagtaaagaaaataaagctaacacaaatgactccttatagAACCTATATATCTTATATATGTATGCAAATATAAAAATGCGATGTACGTCACCCCAAGAAAACATCTCAAAAATTCCTAAATGATCCATAACattttctagaactatataaatgtccttaatgtaacggatatggatgtccaacgggtTTTCAAGGATGCATCCGGGCCCGATCCtttatccgttggatttcaaaaattccatctgcatccaacccattaacgaacggtccggACACCCATCCGCAAATaaacggttggtcccggttaaatccacgGATTATGGATCAAATGCTCACCCTATGCATGCGTCCATACAAAATTTGGGAGAGCTGTGGAGCCCATGTACATAGATATTTAGTAATAGTTGTCTAGCCCATTACAAAATTTAGTAATGGGTTCTCAAATGTGTATGCATGCACACTGGCTAATCAAATCGAGTAGACCATGAATTTAATTGGTCACGGTAAGGTTAGGGTGCGGTTCATAAAACCTAAAAATTGGTCAAAGTAAAATTAGGAAATTTTGGTTGGGCCGGGTATAATCCGCGCCGTCCAAAATTATATGTTAAAAACGGGATCGGACGAATGTCTATATAGAACATATAACGAATCGATCCGAGCCGTTTgatcaccccggcctacggccggggctcaacctttttcaTTTTCGTTTTGTTGTTTGATCAGCTGGTCCGTGTTCTACCAAAATCTTTTTTAGTCATTCgcaaaactaattagattataacggtcaaacatcgatcttataagttagttcggacttgcgtccctagtatttgtggttgtgtcaaattaaccggggcttacagccccggcCGTGGTCCCTTGAGGATACCATAGTATTTTGTTGATCGGGTCAAAATAGTCGGGGCCGTGGTCCCTTGAGAATACTATAGTATTTTGTTGGTCaggtcaaattagtcggggcttacagcCCCAACCGTAGCCCGCCCTTAAACATTCCTTAATGTTTTGTTGATCGGGGTTGTGACACTTAAATCTCGCACATAAATCTTTaccatttttttaatttatttgttttttaaaaatagcttttagattagttgaggctaacttaaattttcttgagaaagttatGGTACAAATCATTATACTTATTGGATGATTGAACGTTCGATGGACCAGAGTATATCTGGTGTATACGAATAATCTTCATGGAGGGTCATCCACCAAACATAAGCCAAACAGACCCTTAGCCATATGTTTTCCGGGAATATGTATTAGTAAGGAGATATTTGGTTGCATTAAACATAAAACCTCTTACCCAATTCACTCCTCTTCctctattaggttttctttcttctccttttctctttagaccaattttttttttaaatcatcagctttgttttcttttatttcaccgtatacatcctttaaatcatccataataataacttagtattaataactcagtattattatgatatagagagacgaagttaagaattagaagtcgttaatggaggggAAGAACTATAGATAGAAGACCATCTGTTGGTGAAACCGTTAAAGAATGATGCTCTTTTGTTCTATAAATACATCTACTTAGTGTTAGCCTATATTAACGGAAACTTAGTCAAATTAGAAAATCCGACGCTGCAgtcaaattaagaaatccaaggatccgacgccgttaaataatctttagaatcatatttttattaggaagcaaagggatcggacggacgtctatataggacatataaccgatcaatctccatcgtgggatgacgaaatcgatggtcggatttgtaaggctacacacaccacttctttttataatatagattgTCTCCACTAGTTTTGTCTTGTGAAGAAGCGCTTTTCTATCGTTGTTTCaggttagggtttttattttctctgtttagtaattgttgtaTGTTCAAGATTACTCGTAACTGTTATGAATATATGTTCATGATTATAGGTGTTTAGTTCCATTACGTGATAATATGCTGCACCTATTTTTTTTCGTTTTGTTCGTCAGAAACTCTCCGTCTTGGTTTCTGACAAATCAAGGCATTGTTTTATGTGCAGGAAAAATGGATAACGCGCCACTGTTGGAACCATATTTTAAACCACCGATCACTCCAAAGGGGCCTTTGATGTTCGAGCAACGTTTATTTGTTCCATTAGAATATCTGCCAGACGATTGCATAAACTGATAATGGATAAAAAACTTTCTCTTGATTGAATTTACTGAATGTTTGCTTATCCAACAGCAAAATAAGCATTACCTCTCGAGTAAATATCTCATCTCGCAAggtacattaattttttttttttttggtacttcTATAAAAATTTTAAGTACTTCTCCGATTTAAAGTTGTTGTGCCTTTCTCGTCTCTGTTAGCAGATGAGTGTTATAATGCCCACCAAAGAACCAATACCCTTCGCGATCAGTCACATCAGGTTGTTGTATTGCCTGGTGGGGATGATACCAGGCAAGGAAATTCACCAGATTCTTCTTTCTTATATACCGGAGGATGACGAGTTGATGCTTGAGTAAGTTAATTCCTTTTGTTGGGTAATTACCTTTAGTGTGATTTCTGACTTGCTAGTTTGTTTATCCGTGTAAACAGGGATGGCCAAACCAAGGTGCGCATCGATACAGTCCCTTGTAACTGACGTCCATCGACACAGTCCCTTGCATCAAAAAAGGAAAGGCGTCCCTCAAAGCAGTCCCTCTTACCAGAAAAAGAAGACTTAAAAGATAGTTAACTGGATCGTCGGGTTATAGTTAACTGGATTTCAACCAATGACTCGCACCATATGAAAGCAATACTCTAACCACTGGGTTAATTACTTTTGTTTCAACCAGATTTCCTACCAGAtatcctagcatttttaggggtcACTCAAAAAGAATTAGGGGCCACTTTTTTATTCTCATCCATTGAAGGTggttaaggggtgtcttaaaaatAGTAAAGTGTTTATATTATCCTTtacctttatactaaatctaaacatATGTCCCTCATATcattcctctttttcttctcttttctacctattgaaaaaaaatatcatcattttagttttgattgaaaacaaagatcgtcgatcaaacaaatgttttgattgattgtttaaaattaaaactcaaaattcattaaccttaaagttgaaacttagaacataaaaaaaaaaggagttaaacaaacaaaacgaatagatgatagtagttgtgattcaaaattaggatttgattacttgaaatcaaaatttCGATCTGAAAATTTTCTTGCATTTACattagcagaaacataatcggtagataataatctacttttttagctaccgattatggttgatgttcttggatttgcAGTGGCAGAAACATAATCAgtagataataatctactttacctaccgattatggttaatgttcttcatttcttaagaacatcaaccataatcggtaggtaaatttatcattatctaccgattattcttgattcaaaaaaTTTAATTTCTCTGTACTAAAAGTTACGCACaaccggtagataatgaacaccattaactaccgattgtgaaagtagataatttcgaaattttattaagttttgaaaatttgaattttgggccATGAAcaaaatcggtagataataagcaTCACTAATTAACACAATTTACTAACGATTATGGcaataccaaaattcgaaaattgagtatattcggaggttaaagtaatacactttactaccgattatgatactaccaaagtttgaaaattttagaattttggcgaaatctcattttggggccaatatacattcggaagttaaatttactaccgattatggtagtactaaaattcgaaaattgagtatattcggataAAAGTTAAAGtaatacactttactaccgattctgatagtaccaaagtttgaaaattttagaattttggcgaaatctcattttggggccaatatacattcggaagttaaatttaccaccgattatggtagtactaaaattcgaaaattgagtatattcggaggtcaaagtaatacactttactaccgattatgatagtaccaaagtatgaaaattttataattttggagaaatctcattttggggccaatatacattcggaagttaaatttactaccgattacggtagtactaaaattcgaaaattgagtatattcggaggtcaaagtaatacactttactaccgattatgatagtacCAAAGTGTGAATATTGTAGAATTTTGgcgaaatctcattttggggccaatatacattcggaagttaaatttactaccgattatggtagtactaaaatttgaaaattgagtatattccgaggttaaagtaatacactttactaccgattatgatagtaccaaagtttgaaaattttagaattttggcGAAATCTCATtctggggccaatatacattcggaagttaaatttactaccgattacggTGGTACTAAAATTccaaaattgagtatattcggaggtcaaagtaatacactttactaccgattatgatagtaccaaagtttgaaaattttataatttcggagaaatctcattttggggccaatatacattcggaagttaaatttactaccgattacggtagtactaaaattcgaaaattgagtatattcggaggtcaaagtaatacactttactaccgattatgatagtaccaaagtttgaaaatcttcgaattttggcaaaatctcattttggggccaatattcattcggaagttaaatttactaccgattatagcagtactaaaattcgaaaattgagtatattcggaggttaaaataACACACTTTACTATCGATTgtaattaaactaccgattatagtattaactaccgattgtggaaGGGCAATTTTACCATTACGAAATATGCGAGATAAAGGGTagctttcatttaggtttgggtgaccctattttgtcttattgttaacccctaattccttttgggcGGCCCCTGAAAATGCTAGGCCAGATATGCCCCAATTGACAAATAATTATTGTTGCCTTGTTTATTACACAAAAACCATTATGGGTCCATGTAGAAGACACATCCAAAGAAATTCATGACCAAAATCCAATTAGAGTATGTATACATCTTCCACATGGCCCTCAATTATCGATTTTTCTACTTTAAACTAAAAAAAGACATGAGGAATTATTTCCTCTACTCTTTTTTGTCTCTCTCCCTCTAAAATAGAGCCACGCACTCACCCATTATTTCAACGCCTCCGTCGTTAAACCAACTACTTCTTCTCACAGTCATCTCCACAACCAAAACCCACCACTCTCAATCAATAGAACAACCAACCTAACACAACACCAGAAATAATGGAGCCTCAGTATGAAAACCACGCCGGGAAACCATTTGCCGGTAGAATTATTGAGATAGAACAGATGACGGAAACACCACGGACGCGTCACCGCAGAGCACAATCAGAAACTTTATTCAGATTTCCTGATGATATACTATTTGATGCTGATGTTGATTTTAACATGAATGGGTTAGATATACCTTCTATGTCTGAAGCAAATGATGGAGGAGGAGGGTTTCAGAGGAAatcagaagaggaagaagaatctAATGGAGGTTTTGATGGTAGTGACAAATTTATGGGAGGTAAAGTGGCGGGAACTACTAATCATTTTAGGAGTTTATCAGTTGGAGCTGATTTTTTTGAGGGGTTAGGGTTTCAACCATcacctggtggtggtggtgatgttgaGAAATTTGGTGGGAATGGTGGAATTCAAGAGAGAAGGATGCATCATAGACATAGTAATTCAATGGATGGGTTTTCTTCGTCTTATGAAGCTGATTCTTCTATGGATTATGCTAAGAAAGCTATGGGACCTGATAGATTGGCTGAATTGGCTTTGATGGACCCTAAGAGAACTAAAAGGTAGGATCATTTTTACTCTCTCCCTTCACTGCTTCAATTCAATTTTTAGTGGCTCCCCTGTAAAGGGGAAACAATGGGTCTCTGTGTTCACCATATTTGTAGGgcaatcaaaaaatatttttgtaCTTTGTTGGCAGGGTtttaatttttgagttattttgaGGTGTTACTAAGAAAAGTAGATGATCATTCCCTTCCTAGATGAAATCTGAATGTTTGATGTTTTTATGAAATTGAGCCTCTAAAGCCTAAATGCTCTAGTTTTCTTTATGATATAATAGATAGAAGAATTTGAGCTCTTTCTTCATTTCTGACTTGTATTATTTTGCGAGATAGAATTCTTGCAAATAGACAGTCCGCAGCAAGGTCCAAGGAGAGGAAGATCCGTTACACCAGCGAATTGGAAAGGAAGGTGCAAACACTTCAAACGGAGGCAACCACACTCTCGGCACAAGTCACAATGCTACAGGTACATATTCTAAAACGAGACACTTCACTTGTCTGACGTTTTTATATGTGGAAACTGTTTTGCGTGTTTGATTTGTCTCAGTGATAACTATGTTGGTGTGCTATGTTTACTGTCAACTGCAGTTATCAgtggtttattttctttttggcaTCTGAGTCATTATCTAAACTGTTAAGGTTCTAAGTTTTGGCCAATTCTTTTTAGAAAAGAAACTCCTAAGTTACTCATTTATGGTGCAGTCTAAATTAGTAAATTGTTGATCTTATAAGTTGACTTACTAGAGCCTATTTTCCCCTAGCATTTGCACTGGTACTGATGGCCCTAAGCTCATACAAGATACCCTCATTCGCCTTAAATGGTGATGAGCCAATGCATACATATTACAGTTTTGTTGCCCGATGCACCTTAATTTTTGGGAACTTAATTTTTGGGAGCTCAGAACCCACTTGATAAACCATTTACGAAGGAAACATGTTTGAGACTCTCTTAACATCCGACTCATGCACCAAAACACCTTACTGTGAGGTCCATGTAAAATCTTATGCGGAGATTATTAAGTAAGATGTTTGTCGATAACATGCCACAGTTTTCCTTCATCGCAAAAtacaaaatctacaaaaataaataatagccATCTGATACCAAATAACACAATGAAGGGATAGTGTCTTTAACAACTGTGATTCTTTTGAGACCAGTTGAGGAGTCAGTTGTACTTTTAAGTATTGCAAAACAGATGACCCTCAAAAACTTTAAGCTCGGCTGACTAAGAGATGAGAAATATGAATACAAACCAACATGGTTGGTGTATAGATTTAAACACCATTAGTTAGAACACTACATATACTACATCCTTGTGCGTTCCGTGGGGTTAGAATCTAGTTGTCAATTAAAGCTATAAGAACTAGTCTAGTTTTGATTATCACAAAGAATCTTTATATCTTCATCGAAAATGCTACATGCTTATTACTTACAGTCTAATAATTAGACAACGATAATACAGATTATAATCAATTTTCCTGTGTCCATTGTAATATGTTACAGAGAGACACCACTGGTTTGACTAATGAGAACAAAGAACTCAAAATACGGTTGCAGTCAATGGAGCAACAAGCACATCTTAGGGACGGTATGTATGAATATTTTTGTGTAGTATGATTTCACTGTAGTAAATTATTTGTTGATAAATCTGTTACTCTATTTTTGACTTGGTTGTGAAAGTTTGAACAAAAGAATGGGTATGGCCACGAAGTTTCCTTTTTACATCATTTTAGATGATGAACCAAGTGTTTTATCGGGGGTTGTTTTGTGGACACATTTGCAAAGTGTCCACATGGCGGCACTATGGATTAGCTCTTTCAAGTGAAATACTTATCCACGTGCTAGGTACCTCTTCCCAGGACTTTAAAACATCAGATAAAAGGATAAGTACTTAGTTTAATACTCATAGTATCATGTGGCAACACTATAGAGAAGAGTCCCGAGACCCATTTGCCGTTTGTAAGCAAGTAACTCTTACTTCGATAATACACAAAACGTGATAGATTGTTTGGTCGGTATCAAGTCTTACCAGCTGAACGATAAGCTTCTGGTTTATTGCAGCTTTAAATGACACCCTAAAAGGCGAATTGCAGCGGCTTAAGATTGTTACAGGAGAAATCCCATCTACCCACGGAAACTCTTTCAATCGAGGAGCTTCTCAACCATTTTATTCCCATTCACAGCCAATTCGTCACTTTGGCATTCCCCAGAACCAACAAGTACATCATGCGTCCCAGTCATCATCCAATAGTCAGGGTCCCAGTGGTCAACCTCAACTCGGTTCTGTGGACTTCCACCAAAGGGTCTGAAATTCAGCTTTCCAGCTCGGCAAACTTTCTGTACTCGTACAATGGGTATCCAAGACTTGGAAGGCAAAATCATCAAAAGAAAAGTGTTTGTTTCTTGTGTATATATATCTAATGTGTACTGTAGTTGCAGGTGAAGCTTTTGAAGAGTATATTACTTCGGTCAGTATGTGTCTGTATTTTATACATAATAGATGTGATGCGGCCTTATCCAGTCATAAACCTCCTTAGCGACACAAATTTAGATTGCAACAGGCAATAATTTTAGATTGTTTTCTGATTTTCAATTGCTGTAAAAATGTTAAGCTGAAATAGTCGATGGGTGTTGATGAAATTGTTTCCTTAACTTATTAAAATATTACGATTCTGTTGTATTACGAGTACAGTAGATCTCTAGGTTCACTGCACAGGGATTTTATTAAAATGTTTCAATTTTAACCTGTGTCTCAAATTTTTTCAGGCGTTCAGTTATCCACTTTGCTATGTAATTGGAATGCAGTGATGTACgctttttgtattttttgtttaTCTTGTGTCACTTTTTTTGGTGACATAATGATATTTTTAATCAAATTTGacctttagtaaaaaaaaaaaaaagaaaaagaaaacctagGTGAGAGGTTCTTCttttgattgttcacttacacAGTTAAACCTACTACTAGTATTTTTCTGAGGAAAGAGATTTCTTAAGAAACACATGAGAAGAATACAGACCTAGGTGGGAGCATTTACAAAATGCGACATCTAAAGCTGTCTGCAAGAACTTTCTGGCCAATGGAAACTTGGTCCAACGGAAGCCAATGTACCTTATATCTTGGCAAAAAATGTGAGATTGGTGGCATTCAGGCAAGTCCGCTAGAACCTGCCAAAATTCCCATTTTGCTAGGCCACGCGGCTTGGCAAATGAGTTATCTTACGATAAAGATAGGTTTACCGAGATTTTTCAACCGAGAAATCTCCCAACTTAAACAAACTTGGTGGGGCTCAGACTCATCCCTATATTTTTCTCCACTTGGCCCCAGGGACTGTTTGTGTCGGGATATTTTTCGGGATACAGTCCCAGTACGTCTAGCATCGCTCGGTATGTTACTATGAGAAAATCCACGTCAAAATTATGTTGCAATGCCTACAACAGCTATATTTGTCATTCTATATATCTTAATTGTTTACCCTCTTTCTTTTACAAATTAATTTTCACAAGTTTCTACCCCTTTTCCAGAGTAAAAGTATTATTTTcttaaatttaatttttgattattTGACAATAATTTTTTATTCTTTCGATGAGAAGGTGAAAATGGATGTAGCTCGGTATGATAAAGAGCAACTAAAGTACATTTATATAGTACAAGAATTGGATGTTGAGTCAAATGAGGATAGAGAAGAGAACTGGAAAAACACTATGTATTTGTTGATGGTCGATTTTTGACGAAGGTTAAATTCGTAAAATCGCATAGGGAAATTATGTATCTCTGACAGTATCAGAAGCAAAAGAAAATTCATATCTTCATGTTCCCCAAGAGAAGTGAATTGCAGTTTTGTAACCTCATTAAAGCGATAATAAATGATAACAATTTTAGAGCCTTTGACGCAGAGATTTCCCATGTATTTTATCATTTATGTTGAGCGGCTCAATATCTCTTTCCATATTTGAAATTCATTGGAAAGATGCGTCTAGTGCTCTAACTCTTCCCCAAATAATATTCAGAACAAACATGATGTTGTCATGTCATATCTGAATCAATCAAGTGCTCctaacatgcctgctagtatagagcgactaaTTAATTAAGTCTAGTGTTGAATATTCATCAgatgaattcctagaaaaatatACTAATTTACCCCAATATTTCCTTACTTCAAGATGAATTCAATTCCATGGATTCGTAATAAATTACATACCTTTCGGGCATaagggccaccaccgagtaagccccgagtaaGATGTATGGgtgtatttagtaataatgctcCAAAGACCATCCAAAACATGGATGAAAGAGGATGCGGAAGGCTAATCAAAAGAGGAAAGGAGGagagataaaatataataaaataaaaataaatcgtgTGGGATCGTATCCAGGCTAGCCACGGCCgatccttttattttttttagtattattttattattattattattagggttTCCTCTTTCAAGGACTTCCTCTTTCAATCGAAAGTCTTTGATTTTCACATCTTCTCAAATCATGCTAATGGACCATATGGTTTGCAAAGCAAGTGGTCATGCAACCAAACTACTTGGCAGAGCTTTTTTGTGTGATTGTTGGCTTAGAATGGGCTAGCAAGTTTGGCATTGGAAAAGTTTGCATTCGGACAGACTCTATGAGTGCGGTTTTAGTTTACTCTGGTGATATCAAGGCAATTCTATGGTTCCTATgacctacttcttatgagataaaagtcgtatgctacatagactagatcatacacatttgatatttcgagctgagcattcattgcttatccttttctcgaaatcgtgtgttggtaaagcgtttcgctttgatcaggtttatcttcacctagtgacgaaagtcatgaaaagtttcagttactttgagaattgctctgacgagaatcggtctgtgaataacggctatatagcgtcctctgagaatttctcaatgattgaaatgagagtttagattacataaccatgtattccttgaaccgaagttttcgaactttgttgatcaagagaaatcggaaggattgtggaattggcttgccaagtccgcgaacccagtccgcaggctcagtccgcgaactgagggaagttctcgaccgagaatttctgctggatttttctaaactcgtttgtgtgctaagttcgcgaactcagtacgcgaacccagtctggGAACTGCCGGaatttctctttccgagaatttctgctgagtttggaaaacccaaccgattaacttaagtccgcgaacttgtttgtgaacttaagaggttatgatctaaagatatgctctgaacatgaaacattaaattactaaggaatgctttatgcaaaccgtggttataatgttcatgaaccgattcaatcgaatcgaatcatatttgtttcaattgtgtcttgtgtagttacataagatcttataaaaattgaataactctttaactaattcatttgagtcgattgaactagttatggtgaaaaaggacaaggttaatatgaaatgctcatatggttaaccttttgggttactatgttgaaccaacatacacgtacacgtttgggcatggttttcacgtacctagtaaacgtctacccaagtgtgtgtgacaagctaatttttcgatctaacggttgagaaatattagcttgaatctaaattaggttttcatctaacggtgaataaggattgctttgtaactaaggaaaacccctgatttgaaggctatataaagaagacatctagctttgagaaaaaataatccccacacgtctgtgtgatactagtgcgctcgctagagtcggttctcctttaacctttgggtttcttctctaaaaccaggttaacgacttaaagacttcattgggattgtgaagccagaccgatactactt comes from Papaver somniferum cultivar HN1 chromosome 7, ASM357369v1, whole genome shotgun sequence and encodes:
- the LOC113296924 gene encoding transcription factor VIP1-like codes for the protein MEPQYENHAGKPFAGRIIEIEQMTETPRTRHRRAQSETLFRFPDDILFDADVDFNMNGLDIPSMSEANDGGGGFQRKSEEEEESNGGFDGSDKFMGGKVAGTTNHFRSLSVGADFFEGLGFQPSPGGGGDVEKFGGNGGIQERRMHHRHSNSMDGFSSSYEADSSMDYAKKAMGPDRLAELALMDPKRTKRILANRQSAARSKERKIRYTSELERKVQTLQTEATTLSAQVTMLQRDTTGLTNENKELKIRLQSMEQQAHLRDALNDTLKGELQRLKIVTGEIPSTHGNSFNRGASQPFYSHSQPIRHFGIPQNQQVHHASQSSSNSQGPSGQPQLGSVDFHQRV